From Macaca mulatta isolate MMU2019108-1 chromosome 3, T2T-MMU8v2.0, whole genome shotgun sequence, the proteins below share one genomic window:
- the VPS37D gene encoding vacuolar protein sorting-associated protein 37D isoform X3, translating into MLPRLVSNSWPQAILPSRSPKSLELQERATAPRQQSALTIKNPTLQKRKLRLGEGCKAGAPGARPKSENCCCRRRGKCARDLQIVSVRGGRVSAWGRGEPEPGAGAQSRAAQIGRGGEIRLRGEPGVREARPGMARPGRGGVRPAPSLPHPQPRRRGSFKSGRGAPWRRSGACDRSRSGSRSRSGAGAERAERAEPAAELGARAGGMYRARAARAGPEPGSPGRFGILSTGQLRDLLQDEPKLDRIVRLSRKFQGLQLEREACLASNYALAKENLALRPRLEMGRAALAIKYQELRERGRALAHLRRTQAEKLQELLRRRERSAQPAPTSAADPPKSFPAAAVLPTGAARGPPAVPRSLPPLDSRPVPPLKGSPGCPLGPAPLLSPRPSQPEPPHR; encoded by the exons atgttgcccaggctggtctcaaactcctggcctcaagcgatcctcccttctcggtctcccaaatcgctggaattacaggagagagccaccgcgcccaggcagCAGTCAGCGCTCACCATCAAAAATCCcactttacagaagagaaaactgaggcttggggaggGCTGCAAGGCAGGAGCTCCTGGCGCCCGGCCAAAGTCAGAAAATTGTTGTTGCCGTCGGAGGGGAAAATGTGCACGGGATCTGCAAATTGTATCCGTTCGGGGTGGGAGAGTCAGTGCCTGGGGGCGTGGTGAGCCAGAGCCAGGTGCTGGGGCGCAGAGTAGGGCGGCTCAGATCGGGAGGGGCGGGGAGATCCGGCTGCGGGGAGAACCTGGGGTGCGGGAAGCGCGGCCCGGCATGGCGCGGCCGGGGCGGGGAGGGGTGCGGCCcgccccctccctgccccacccccagccccggCGCCGCGGCTCCTTTAAGAGCGGGCGGGGCGCCCCCTGGCGGCGGAGCGGCGCGTGCGACCGGAGCCGGAGCGGATCCCGGAGCCGGAGCGGAGCCGGGGCGGAGCGGGCCGAGCGGGCCGAGCCAGCAGCCGAGCTGGGGGCGCGGGCGGGCGGCATGTACCGGGCCCGGGCGGCGCGGGCGGGGCCGGAGCCCGGCAGCCCGGGGCGCTTTGGGATCCTCAGCACCGGGCAGCTCCGGGACCTGCTTCAGGATGAACCCAAGCTGGACCGGATCGTGCGGCTCAGCAGGAAG TTCCAGGGCCTGCAGCTGGAGCGTGAGGCCTGCCTGGCCTCCAACTACGCACTGGCCAAGGAGAACCTGGCCTTGCGGCCCCGCCTGGAGATGGGCCGAGCTGCCCTGGCCATCAAATACCAGGAGCTTCGCGAG cGTGGCCGCGCCCTGGCCCACCTGAGGCGGACGCAGGCGGAGAAGCTGCAGGAGCTGCTGCGGCGTCGGGAGCGCTCTGCACAGCCGGCCCCCACCTCGGCTGCTGATCCCCCCAAATCCTTCCCGGCTGCAGCTGTCCTGCCCACTGGGGCCGCCCGGGGGCCACCAGCAGTACCCCGGAGCCTGCCCCCCTTGGACTCCCGCCCAGTACCCCCATTGAAGGGCTCCCCCGGGTGCCCCCTCGGCCCGGCCCCTCTGCTGAGCCCTCGGCCCTCGCAGCCAGAGCCCCCCCACCGGTAG
- the VPS37D gene encoding vacuolar protein sorting-associated protein 37D isoform X1 — MLPRLVSNSWPQAILPSRSPKSLELQERATAPRQQSALTIKNPTLQKRKLRLGEGCKAGAPGARPKSENCCCRRRGKCARDLQIVSVRGGRVSAWGRGEPEPGAGAQSRAAQIGRGGEIRLRGEPGVREARPGMARPGRGGVRPAPSLPHPQPRRRGSFKSGRGAPWRRSGACDRSRSGSRSRSGAGAERAERAEPAAELGARAGGMYRARAARAGPEPGSPGRFGILSTGQLRDLLQDEPKLDRIVRLSRKFQGLQLEREACLASNYALAKENLALRPRLEMGRAALAIKYQELREVAENCADKLQRLEESMHRWSPHCALGWLQAELEEAEQEAEEQMEQLLLGEQSLEAFLPAFQRGRALAHLRRTQAEKLQELLRRRERSAQPAPTSAADPPKSFPAAAVLPTGAARGPPAVPRSLPPLDSRPVPPLKGSPGCPLGPAPLLSPRPSQPEPPHR, encoded by the exons atgttgcccaggctggtctcaaactcctggcctcaagcgatcctcccttctcggtctcccaaatcgctggaattacaggagagagccaccgcgcccaggcagCAGTCAGCGCTCACCATCAAAAATCCcactttacagaagagaaaactgaggcttggggaggGCTGCAAGGCAGGAGCTCCTGGCGCCCGGCCAAAGTCAGAAAATTGTTGTTGCCGTCGGAGGGGAAAATGTGCACGGGATCTGCAAATTGTATCCGTTCGGGGTGGGAGAGTCAGTGCCTGGGGGCGTGGTGAGCCAGAGCCAGGTGCTGGGGCGCAGAGTAGGGCGGCTCAGATCGGGAGGGGCGGGGAGATCCGGCTGCGGGGAGAACCTGGGGTGCGGGAAGCGCGGCCCGGCATGGCGCGGCCGGGGCGGGGAGGGGTGCGGCCcgccccctccctgccccacccccagccccggCGCCGCGGCTCCTTTAAGAGCGGGCGGGGCGCCCCCTGGCGGCGGAGCGGCGCGTGCGACCGGAGCCGGAGCGGATCCCGGAGCCGGAGCGGAGCCGGGGCGGAGCGGGCCGAGCGGGCCGAGCCAGCAGCCGAGCTGGGGGCGCGGGCGGGCGGCATGTACCGGGCCCGGGCGGCGCGGGCGGGGCCGGAGCCCGGCAGCCCGGGGCGCTTTGGGATCCTCAGCACCGGGCAGCTCCGGGACCTGCTTCAGGATGAACCCAAGCTGGACCGGATCGTGCGGCTCAGCAGGAAG TTCCAGGGCCTGCAGCTGGAGCGTGAGGCCTGCCTGGCCTCCAACTACGCACTGGCCAAGGAGAACCTGGCCTTGCGGCCCCGCCTGGAGATGGGCCGAGCTGCCCTGGCCATCAAATACCAGGAGCTTCGCGAGGTGGCCGAGAACTGCGCTGACAAGCTGCAACGACTGG AGGAGAGCATGCATCGCTGGAGTCCCCACTGCGCGCTGGGCTGGCTGCAGGCTGAGCTAGAAGAGGcggagcaggaggcagag GAGCAGATGGAGCAGCTGCTGCTGGGGGAGCAAAGCCTGGaggccttcctgcctgccttccagcGTGGCCGCGCCCTGGCCCACCTGAGGCGGACGCAGGCGGAGAAGCTGCAGGAGCTGCTGCGGCGTCGGGAGCGCTCTGCACAGCCGGCCCCCACCTCGGCTGCTGATCCCCCCAAATCCTTCCCGGCTGCAGCTGTCCTGCCCACTGGGGCCGCCCGGGGGCCACCAGCAGTACCCCGGAGCCTGCCCCCCTTGGACTCCCGCCCAGTACCCCCATTGAAGGGCTCCCCCGGGTGCCCCCTCGGCCCGGCCCCTCTGCTGAGCCCTCGGCCCTCGCAGCCAGAGCCCCCCCACCGGTAG
- the VPS37D gene encoding vacuolar protein sorting-associated protein 37D isoform X2, with protein sequence MLPRLVSNSWPQAILPSRSPKSLELQERATAPRQQSALTIKNPTLQKRKLRLGEGCKAGAPGARPKSENCCCRRRGKCARDLQIVSVRGGRVSAWGRGEPEPGAGAQSRAAQIGRGGEIRLRGEPGVREARPGMARPGRGGVRPAPSLPHPQPRRRGSFKSGRGAPWRRSGACDRSRSGSRSRSGAGAERAERAEPAAELGARAGGMYRARAARAGPEPGSPGRFGILSTGQLRDLLQDEPKLDRIVRLSRKFQGLQLEREACLASNYALAKENLALRPRLEMGRAALAIKYQELREVAENCADKLQRLEESMHRWSPHCALGWLQAELEEAEQEAEMEQLLLGEQSLEAFLPAFQRGRALAHLRRTQAEKLQELLRRRERSAQPAPTSAADPPKSFPAAAVLPTGAARGPPAVPRSLPPLDSRPVPPLKGSPGCPLGPAPLLSPRPSQPEPPHR encoded by the exons atgttgcccaggctggtctcaaactcctggcctcaagcgatcctcccttctcggtctcccaaatcgctggaattacaggagagagccaccgcgcccaggcagCAGTCAGCGCTCACCATCAAAAATCCcactttacagaagagaaaactgaggcttggggaggGCTGCAAGGCAGGAGCTCCTGGCGCCCGGCCAAAGTCAGAAAATTGTTGTTGCCGTCGGAGGGGAAAATGTGCACGGGATCTGCAAATTGTATCCGTTCGGGGTGGGAGAGTCAGTGCCTGGGGGCGTGGTGAGCCAGAGCCAGGTGCTGGGGCGCAGAGTAGGGCGGCTCAGATCGGGAGGGGCGGGGAGATCCGGCTGCGGGGAGAACCTGGGGTGCGGGAAGCGCGGCCCGGCATGGCGCGGCCGGGGCGGGGAGGGGTGCGGCCcgccccctccctgccccacccccagccccggCGCCGCGGCTCCTTTAAGAGCGGGCGGGGCGCCCCCTGGCGGCGGAGCGGCGCGTGCGACCGGAGCCGGAGCGGATCCCGGAGCCGGAGCGGAGCCGGGGCGGAGCGGGCCGAGCGGGCCGAGCCAGCAGCCGAGCTGGGGGCGCGGGCGGGCGGCATGTACCGGGCCCGGGCGGCGCGGGCGGGGCCGGAGCCCGGCAGCCCGGGGCGCTTTGGGATCCTCAGCACCGGGCAGCTCCGGGACCTGCTTCAGGATGAACCCAAGCTGGACCGGATCGTGCGGCTCAGCAGGAAG TTCCAGGGCCTGCAGCTGGAGCGTGAGGCCTGCCTGGCCTCCAACTACGCACTGGCCAAGGAGAACCTGGCCTTGCGGCCCCGCCTGGAGATGGGCCGAGCTGCCCTGGCCATCAAATACCAGGAGCTTCGCGAGGTGGCCGAGAACTGCGCTGACAAGCTGCAACGACTGG AGGAGAGCATGCATCGCTGGAGTCCCCACTGCGCGCTGGGCTGGCTGCAGGCTGAGCTAGAAGAGGcggagcaggaggcagag ATGGAGCAGCTGCTGCTGGGGGAGCAAAGCCTGGaggccttcctgcctgccttccagcGTGGCCGCGCCCTGGCCCACCTGAGGCGGACGCAGGCGGAGAAGCTGCAGGAGCTGCTGCGGCGTCGGGAGCGCTCTGCACAGCCGGCCCCCACCTCGGCTGCTGATCCCCCCAAATCCTTCCCGGCTGCAGCTGTCCTGCCCACTGGGGCCGCCCGGGGGCCACCAGCAGTACCCCGGAGCCTGCCCCCCTTGGACTCCCGCCCAGTACCCCCATTGAAGGGCTCCCCCGGGTGCCCCCTCGGCCCGGCCCCTCTGCTGAGCCCTCGGCCCTCGCAGCCAGAGCCCCCCCACCGGTAG